One part of the Glycine soja cultivar W05 chromosome 11, ASM419377v2, whole genome shotgun sequence genome encodes these proteins:
- the LOC114376475 gene encoding ribulose bisphosphate carboxylase/oxygenase activase, chloroplastic, with translation MTKLLSPSAPPCPCLRVPIPNPTVKYRYAYSHRGQLRVRCSDNSDEEKEKEKKKKKEKRLSQQSSWEAQDAEGRDYLYRLGKEADNMNIAVGQRAGVIDSLFAGNFLGKDSDIVFDYRQKVTRSFQYLQGDYYIAPLFMDKVVCHIVKNYLARVLNTKVPLILGIWGGKGQGKSFQTELIFQAMGIEPVIMSAGELESERAGEPGKLIRERYRTASQVVQNQGKMSCLMINDIDAGLGRFGNTQMTVNNQIVVGTLMNLSDNPTRVSVGQDWRESDVTNRIPIIVTGNDFSTLYAPLIRDGRMDKFYWQPNQEDILNIVHRMYEKDSISRDEVERVVNTFPNQALDFYGALRSRTYDRSILKWIDDIGGVENFGNKLLKRRKDQSLPVFIPPEQTVDALLESGYSLIKEQRLIMETKLSKEYMKNIDD, from the exons ATGACGAAGTTGTTATCACCTTCAGCACCACCATGTCCATGTCTAAGGGTTCCAATTCCAAATCCAACCGTAAAATATCGATATGCATACAGTCACAGAGGGCAATTGCGTGTTCGATGCAGTGATAATAGTGAtgaagagaaggagaaggagaagaagaagaagaaggaaaagcgGTTGTCTCAGCAGTCGTCGTGGGAAGCCCAAGACGCTGAGGGAAGAGACTATCTCTACCGACTTGGGAAAGAGGCTGATAACATGAACATCGCCGTCGGCCAGCGTGCTGGCGTCATCGATTCTCTTTTCGCCGGCAATTTTCTCGGCAAAGATT CGGACATTGTCTTTGATTATCGTCAAAAAGTGACGAGGTCCTTTCAATACCTTCAGGGCGATTATTACATCGCTCCTCTCTTCATG gaCAAAGTTG TATGTCACATTGTGAAGAACTACCTAGCTCGTGTCCTCAACACTAAAGTTCCTTTAATTCTAG GTATTTGGGGAGGAAAAGGGCAAGGGAAATCATTTCAAACAGAACTTATATTTCAGGCTATGGGAATTGAACCTGTAATTATGTCTGCTGGGGAACTAGAATCAGAGAGAGCTG GAGAGCCAGGAAAATTGATTCGTGAACGCTATAGAACAGCATCTCAAGTGGTCCAGAATCAA GGAAAAATGAGCTGTTTGATGATCAATGATATTGATGCTGGCCTTGGTAGATTTG GGAATACTCAAATGACAGTCAACAATCAAATTGTTGTTGGGACTCTTATGAATCTGTCAGACAATCCTACAAGAGTAAGTGTTGGTCAAGATTGGCGAGAATCAGATGTCACAAACAGAATTCCAATCATTGTAACAGGGAAcgatttttcaactctttacgCTCCACTGATACGCGATGGAAGGATGGATAAGTTTTACTG GCAACCTAACCAGGAAGATATCCTTAATATCGTTCACAGAATGTATGAGAAAGACAGTATATCTAGGGATGAAGTTGAAAGGGTTGTGAACACTTTCCCTAATCAAG CTTTGGACTTTTATGGAGCTCTAAGATCACGTACATATGACAGATCTATTTTAAAG TGGATTGATGATATTGGAGGTGTTGAAAATTTTGGAAACAAACTTCTCAAGAGAAGAAAGGACCAAAGCCTTCCTGTATTTATTCCTCCAGAG CAAACGGTGGATGCTTTACTTGAATCGGGTTATTCTCTAATCAAAGAACAACGGTTGATAATGGAAACTAAACTTTCAAAGGAATACATGAAGAACATAGATGACTAA